AGAATAACTGCAGCGTCTCCTTAGCTGAAATCTTATTATTCATTCTTAAACTTCTCCCTCTTTAGTTCGGCTCTGAAGCATCCGCATTCTCCTCCGTACTGTAAATAACAAAGCTGTTTCTCCCTGATAAAGAGCCATGTCTGCATTCCTGTACAGCATCTCAAAATCACTTCCGGCATCAGGTGTCACGACCACTCCGATACTCGCCGTAATTCTGCAGATGCCTGTATCCGTGTCCACGTTGAGGGTTATGCTGCATTCAGAACTAACAATCCAGTCGCACATAACAGTTATTCGCTCCATGCCCAGCAATAACGGCCCTTACCCCTTTCCTTGGCAATGTACATCGCCTTATCGGTTCTCAGATAAAGATCGGTAAAGTCTTCTCCATTCCCACCGCTGAAAGCAATACCTGCCGAACAGCTGACTGGAATGTCCAGCCTTCCTGACAATACACGGCATCCCTCCGTGAGCGCTAAAAACCGCATGCCTGCCATACTCTTTTCTCTCAGTGTACTGTCCCACACAGCAAACTCGTCGCCGCCCATTCTCCCGATAATCGCTGAGGTACCGAATATTTTTTTAAGAAGCTGTGAAAATTCCCGGATCACCTTATCTCCTGCCAGATGTCCCATTGAATCGTTGACACTTTTAAAATCATCCAGATCTACGGAAAAGAAATACCCGGCCTCTTTTATAAGCTTCTGTCTTACATGGTGTTCCAGATAAACCCTGCTGTAAAGCCCGGTCATATGATCGAGTTCCACTCTCTGTTCCAGAGCTTTACTTCTCTGGATCGCCTCATTTGCCAGAGATACCAGTGTCTGAGGATAATATTCATCCTCTCCCTGTTCCAGATAGGGCATGGAATGATGGAGGCTGCAAATCTGTACGCCGTCTGCGGTATCCCGGCAT
The Ruminococcus gauvreauii genome window above contains:
- a CDS encoding diguanylate cyclase, which gives rise to MCDWIVSSECSITLNVDTDTGICRITASIGVVVTPDAGSDFEMLYRNADMALYQGETALLFTVRRRMRMLQSRTKEGEV
- a CDS encoding diguanylate cyclase domain-containing protein; the protein is MSEIQSEFCKKAVEKVRDLWHLYIINHEPDQMERGLYGLPGNLLMIGTGRHEFYKNREEFLRGITADQLEARNIQFELQDEWYEAQEITGDVCVVYGSIWVREKSAPGKAVLVDMEGSRFTVVCRDTADGVQICSLHHSMPYLEQGEDEYYPQTLVSLANEAIQRSKALEQRVELDHMTGLYSRVYLEHHVRQKLIKEAGYFFSVDLDDFKSVNDSMGHLAGDKVIREFSQLLKKIFGTSAIIGRMGGDEFAVWDSTLREKSMAGMRFLALTEGCRVLSGRLDIPVSCSAGIAFSGGNGEDFTDLYLRTDKAMYIAKERGKGRYCWAWSE